In Nasonia vitripennis strain AsymCx chromosome 2, Nvit_psr_1.1, whole genome shotgun sequence, a genomic segment contains:
- the LOC100120826 gene encoding lysosomal-trafficking regulator isoform X3 — MSSSSNNKLRILWEHFIHAEPQSYEKSCWLDVFLAELLAQLKEGHDVKDALSFWSVGEGSVATLVGCELLSDVHRLCEASQTATSAGSSSIGAAGSNVGLELRGLHNYLVRERGWRCLAVLQHLGLRELSCARELVALLLAFYPLLSSQQVDQEPAGASVPPTPNPYISLYTNDESFESLPITLQRRRKKRRRRRNNGRKLKDEDRDRQKLGKGSCSVKEGGEDQSLNRRRRKRRSCTQSYLHQRANNSQLQHDLSKAQLSWSENQSSESEQLSEMDHSRSMALKIRLNPMDFEYFTSIVRSEDELARKWQLSPEEGDARLNVRVNDHERSSGLSRSSSGSRKTSPQDMLDERSKAVLECGITQYESSLLIIQLLLALQEQEMRPESSPAMHVLKFALDTLWSLQFANDSVPFSGLECATLKAAAARLMLSSLERALEADEPTTAVIHNGLLPMTFRLLEDACCKPIPNGTSPEEGSLLQEFIFATIHAVITFLYFLLQQRGTADKFKDFLELFQLFTESQEGKLVERTILAIVELPSADSNKSLNRARKVIDMIGMLMSTLKRTRQELSHINHCRRSKHKICHEQESNETHHHADVLGVPYFSDPAHVVTARASLSKSVCSISSLFSTFTSLLKESHAFSPELQLRLIKVMTMTGTCCCFPPKFLLASVICFLKKANCQAYSPVVSLLERTVFKELGGYPNAEDTCNSCSALNIYSWDFLELYVEVLNPENNKLCHAMMRHLLKVTPHSIFAVKQELLFRVFYPTFLKAKSMFEANKAEFSVLKFLIQSCLSAISSLIVNPAMFQKFMELGGLKEALSLLSNQAFVKSVYALLEISVIMEIKNVECNEENNDDGAKNARPAAKALFDFMEKETNAIMNLLEKVADENENSQNDEESLKQKSAFHQASGVWRAAAGVVLCSPQFRPELVNHPIFDELILLAKALAISIATDKFNGKNKFALRVMEAVVTCCLISSFSTKYNIVAILADTLLDPKVKLSRGLSALVEIFLQVSMLRPSQEQTVPHQSRTTLSTMTMDISTDWGEADDSSTGEYVTADDGYEADIEVPVKNSQDVLSKRINHFGRAPETIRGNANAHPALCSLTIDLLICFAKQGLDEERNTIVTNGLRRVAVICKESALSCASLAGTGAITRILQGFKEILESRELQYQDLQHAALEVFTLLAMQSISPTELVSYLAFFKVSSPPLLSLLEPLFRLVLKAKPQPNFILSFPVTCNVPVATKINNDDYRNSEKAENLVNNFRKKHLALEICSPWSVHAICLPIGSEMSWPVWLHGCSVSLWLRIERGCVTTSCRNLQMMSDIKPLLDSESDSLSDWGVLSDNWSREVIVGSSSPPTPTSILHMISIGFESLVLETWLDLRSDKLILRLTRPDDKTNRTISETSIHGVLPSGGWHHLAMNFNDTILNKHSAVVEVVIWIDGWINIKAQLPFDGLLIRKPGTTCVLLGQMGPSAIGAWYLSNLMIFRCPVFTSETALYVASLGPNFTNLADCIISNMKPDFAPLITSGALNGFAERKYVDVGKFDSNRKKTHGETRNAVEVQISDTKIDWDSVMDATNSHLTELQDNLLLIYEAQNPNIVHLYPQAVANTNAAIKNLFPGQPAFRVVSVPEHRVSQQPPLSVLPIMSVHIHCQHYKGLVSSAALIGGVPVFLYLFARVVELNSTEEEQALALSVVLHLARSDSEMLNQYRTEGGVSLLLKVLESPRCYAGKHMLKAILDASCDCPILVKDIGTKNHLILQHSEAVITDPELIKCALEAWRTWAAYDALNLLLQTMLFLLRDQHPQREFNASQLNRIRIVDTILVMCKEHFMYEEVNVSLDPTTGSAVVELIRALMGAPPEFPHLVSITDYLVLVHQASETYITHSRHNMYFLLAPLEEAKSCSGKSLLGSSSNESISSAIENTKLNKALTNVQIQKEQALKDRNVDKIQQDNDTSSQGQDTSAGEDSGIAASEGSNKQTNEKQSVWSDMKRVCQGLVCEGLLLLLRDALRVLPDSQVGSVLKHVLRVELLLVLSNNPDARVRTALIKVIQVYLQRTTDEEVNRFIKQKYFVHLANQISLYAGSEPLVVTLENLALKGPSLAAMPPVLAMIPRAAATDLNVARPLVAFLTDLVTRNPNALRILLEQGLMESLSRGLVNAAHISPSASLFRDLHVLLVAIATKLLDSPGSHHMQAVTDMHVILNHTELKERSQCGVSKVCVTAVRDAQVALFDGELDILTAKVSNHSGFRLKSTASYLASSSYMNNALTTSSEQSDHGSRSSSYGSLHVNLNTMREPGKGELNERFRLILNRAVDFLTTADDLPSASELQLTKRLFSILLHGISSPLGKKTYWINAWSVKPALRKNTARIMVWLMSPHQNNSTRVYAVRSLTEEPKAREILSTLLEVHPQVEQKFSVFLWDLLQKKDEMPSADARICAELREALKIWDLARGIEQGNSETWLEELSLLRRELMKERDIWIESQMPAIQRLCNRYEPLAKQLTESAMAITRTVVEEQNRERKVLMERLKHCRGLEAQAMAKWRDLAKRLTHEKAPWFFPGSYPTSWELDPTEGPARVRIRLQRCHLNIDKRFFLPEYANKLEANNVEAPLSYLFTNGKQDANATALIERLHTTERIRKMSQASVVTPQAELAGEALIGETCFYFVPENPNMPLQTDIALGGVDLAMAGGSAWRLEDIRELHRRRYQLQERAIEIFLITGRTYLLAFNSSKERDEFALELSNCNLPRRVPGDDLGEALALWRSGTLTNWEYITCLNKLAGRSYNDLMQYPVFPFVLADYTSEKIDLTNATIYRNFRRPMAVQDKKNEQHYINNYNYLKQALSEGLNLVALNQEPFHYGSHYSNSGTVLHFLVRLPPFTSMFLNYQDDNFDIPDRTFHALATTWRLTSCDSTTDVKELIPEFFYLPEFLLNFEGFNFGVRQNGNRVGDVELPNWCGGDARLFILAHRAALESEIVREVLPFWIDLVFGFRQTADPLERQAWETMVKTYGQTPAQLFRASHPLPIQNMTLSTPTNIPPVIEGVEGIKWGNYVGAPGNEPIVCWKHKHRVLLASLIPLVTGDVFGLPVCTTLILAYSKDRGASMLSSTSIMGAGLASWNSTDGIARLKTKKEQPPRPLIKASGLDPVTIMKSSPDCGQFWIGYVSGRIVVYACSVSIAGKIEFSPASPSVLLAHRNRITNIELSRAFSIAVSGDNEGVFVIWDLNSLTYVRSISRDQHCPITSMAISETLGDIAVVYQISSSSASDAENRSELQVYTINAKLVGSVISRSKITALCYSNAVEGVSVNVIATGLDNGVIRLWSSWDLRLVREISSSSKGCGGIIAITWSCDQHHLYAATEDCTVIIWEGARKLSNGTPKFVNLTTL, encoded by the exons AG AAGTCCTGCTGGCTCGACGTCTTTCTAGCCGAGCTATTGGCTCAGCTGAAGGAAGGCCACGACGTCAAGGATGCTCTTTCCTTCTG GTCCGTGGGCGAGGGCAGCGTGGCGACGCTCGTCGGCTGCGAACTGCTGTCCGATGTGCACCGGCTCTGCGAAGCCTCCCAGACGGCAACCTCTGCTGGCTCCTCGTCCATTGGGGCGGCCGGTTCCAACGTCGGCCTCGAGCTTCGGGGTCTGCACAACTACCTGGTGCGAGAGCGCGGATGGAGATGCCTCGCCGTCCTCCAGCATCTGGGATTGCGGGAGCTCAGTTGTGCCCGGGAACTTGTCGCCCTGCTCCTGGCATTCTACCCGCTTCTCTCCTCGCAGCAGGTGGACCAGGAACCGGCGGGAGCTTCTGTTCCACCGACGCCCAATCCCTACATCAGCCTCTACACCAACGACGAGAGCTTCGAGTCCCTGCCGATCACGCTgcagaggaggaggaagaagaggaggaggaggaggaacaATG GTAGGAAGCTGAAGGACGAGGACCGAGATCGGCAGAAGCTCGGCAAGGGTAGCTGCAGCGTTAAGGAGGGCGGGGAAGACCAGTCGTTGAATCGCCGCCGGAGAAAGCGACGCTCCTGCACCCAGAGCTACCTGCACCAGCGAGCCAACAACAGTCAGCTGCAGCACGACCTGAGCAAGGCGCAGCTGTCCTGGAGCGAGAACCAGAGCAGCGAGTCCGAGCAGCTGAGCGAGATGGATCACTCGCGCTCCATGGCTCTCAAGATACGACTGAACCCCATGGACTTCGAGTACTTCACCTCGATCGTTCGCAGCGAGGACGAGCTCGCCAGGAAGTGGCAGCTGTCGCCGGAAGAAGGAGACGCTCGGCTCAACGTCAGAGTGAACGATCACGAGAGGTCCTCTGGGTTGTCCCGCTCGTCCAGTGGCTCGCGCAAGACCAGTCCCCAGGACATGCTGGACGAGCGGAGCAAGGCTGTGCTGGAATGCGGCATCACCCAGTACGAGTCGAGCCTTCTGATCATTCAACTGCTTCTGGCACTCCAGGAGCAGGAGATGCGCCCCGAGTCCAGCCCGGCTATGCACGTGCTCAAGTTCGCCCTGGACACCCTCTGGTCGCTCCAGTTCGCCAACGATTCCGTGCCGTTTTCCGGGCTGGAGTGCGCCACCTTGAAGGCCGCCGCGGCCCGACTGATGCTGAGCAGCCTGGAGCGGGCTCTCGAGGCCGACGAGCCGACCACCGCGGTCATTCACAACGGCCTCCTGCCTATGACGTTCAGACTGCTCGAGGACGCCTGCTGCAAACCCATTCCCAACGGGACCAGCCCGGAGGAGGGATCCCTGCTGCAGGAGTTCATCTTCGCCACGATTCACGCCGTCATCACGTTTCTCTACTTCCTCCTGCAGCAGAGGGGCACTGCCGACAAGTTCAAAGATTTTCTCGAGCTGTTTCAGCTGTTCACCGAGAGCCAAGAGGGAAAACTGGTCGAGCGGACCATCTTGGCCATCGTCGAACTACCCAGTGCCGATTCGAACAAATCGCTCAACCGCGCCAGGAAGGTCATAGACATGATCGGGATGCTGATGAGTACGCTCAAGCGCACGAGGCAGGAGCTCAGTCACATCAACCACTGCAGGCGCTCGAAGCACAAGATCTGTCACGAGCAGGAGAGCAACGAGACGCATCATCACGCGGACGTGCTCGGCGTGCCGTACTTTTCCGACCCGGCGCACGTCGTCACCGCCAGAGCTTCCTTGTCCAAGTCCGTCTGCTCCATCTCGTCTCTCTTCTCGACCTTCACGTCGCTGCTCAAGGAGAGTCACGCCTTCAGCCCCGAGCTGCAACTCAGACTGATCAAAGTCATGACGATGACCGGCACTTGTTGCTGCTTTCCGCCAAAGTTCCTGCTCGCCAGTGTCATATGCTTCCTCAAGAAAGCCAATTGCCAGGCCTACAGCCCCGTCGTTTCCCTGCTCGAGAGGACGGTTTTCAAGGAATTGGGCGGCTATCCGAATGCCGAAGACACCTGTAATTCCTGCAGTGCCTTGAACATTTACTCTTGGGACTTTTTGGAGCTCTACGTCGAGGTGTTGAATCCGGAGAATAACAAGCTGTGCCACGCGATGATGAGGCACTTGTTGAAAGTCACGCCTCATTCGATTTTCGCTGTCAAGCAAGAGCTactttttcgcgttttttaCCCAACCTTTCTCAAAGCGAAGTCCATGTTCGAGGCCAACAAGGCTGAATTTTCTGTCCTCAAGTTTCTCATACAATCTTGCCTATCAGCTATATCGAGTCTGATTGTCAATCCCGCCatgtttcaaaaatttatgGAACTAGGCGGATTGAAGGAAGCGCTAAGTTTACTTTCGAATCAAGCCTTCGTTAAGAGCGTCTACGCGCTTTTGGAAATTTCCGTCATCATGGAGATCAAGAACGTCGAATGCAACGAAGAAAATAATGATGATGGCGCGAAAAATGCAAGACCTGCCGCAAAAGCTTTGTTCGATTTTATGGAAAAAGAAACGAACGCCATTATGAATTTGTTGGAAAAAGTGGCCGATGAGAACGAAAATAGTCAAAATGATGAGGAAAGCTTGAAACAGAAATCGGCTTTTCATCAAGCAAGCGGAGTTTGGAGAGCTGCGGCTGGTGTCGTACTTTGCAGTCCCCAATTCCGACCAGAACTAGTCAATCACCCGATATTCGATGAACTGATACTTCTCGCGAAAGCGTTAGCCATCTCTATCGCCACCGATAAATTCAATG gtaaaaataaatttgcccTCAGAGTGATGGAAGCTGTCGTCACGTGCTGTTTAATTTCTTCCTTTTCAA CTAAATATAATATAGTTGCGATTCTTGCCGATACATTGTTAGACCCTAAAGTAAAACTGAGTCGCGGCCTTAGCGCATTGGTCGAAATTTTTCTGCAAGTATCCATGTTAAGACCTAGTCAAGAGCAAACAGTTCCTCATCAGAGTCGCACCACG CTGTCAACTATGACGATGGATATTTCTACGGATTGGGGTGAAGCCGACGATAGCAGTACCGGAGAATACGTTACCGCCGATGACGGCTACGAAGCTGATATCGAAGTGCCTGTAAAAAATTCTCAAGACGTCTTATCGAAGCGAATTAATCACTTTGGCAGAGCCCCTGAAACAATTAGAGGAAATGCTAATGCTCATCCTGCTCTTTGCTCTTTAACGATTGAtcttttaatttgttttgCTAAGCA AGGCCTAGACGaagaaagaaatactataGTAACGAACGGATTGAGAAGAGTGGCAGTCATTTGTAAGGAAAGTGCCTTAAGCTGTGCCTCGTTAGCTGGAACTGGTGCAATCACCAGAATATTGCAAGGTTTTAAAGAAATTCTTGAAAGCCGAGAACTCCAATATCAAG ATTTACAACATGCAGCGCTCGAAGTCTTTACCCTTTTGGCCATGCAGTCTATTTCTCCGACGGAGCTGGTATCCTACCTTGCATTTTTCAAAGTGTCTTCGCCTCCTTTATTATCTCTGTTGGAGCCGCTCTTTCGTCTCGTGCTCAAAGCGAAACCGCAGCCGAATTTCATTTTGTCTTTTCCTGTGACGTGCAATGTACCCGTCGCTACGAAAATCAATAACGACGATTACAGAAATTCTGAAAAAGCGGAAAATCTAGTCAACAACTTTAGAAAAAAGCATTTAGCTTTGGAGATATGCAGTCCATGGTCCGTGCACGCGATCTGTCTGCCTATCGGTTCGGAGATGTCTTGGCCGGTTTGGTTGCACGGTTGCTCTGTTTCGCTATGGCTGCGAATTGAAAGAGGATGTGTGACGACCAGTTGTAGAAATTTACAGATGATGAGCGATATAAAGCCTCTGCTCGACTCTGAGAGCGATAGTTTATCCGACTGGGGTGTGCTTTCCGACAACTGGAGTCGAGAAG TCATCGTTGGTTCATCTTCTCCGCCAACGCCTACGTCCATACTTCACATGATATCTATTGGATTTGAATCACTAGTGTTGGAAACGTGGCTCGATTTAAGATCTG ATAAGCTCATATTAAGGTTGACCCGCCCTGACGACAAAACAAATCGTACGATTTCGGAAACTTCGATACACGGAGTTCTACCGTCGGGAGGATGGCATCATTTAGCTATGAATTTCAACGATACAATCCTGAATAAGCACAGTGCTGTGGTTGAGGTTGTGATTTGGATAGATGGTTGGATAAATATTAAAGCGCAGTTACCTTTCGATGGACTTCTGATCAGGAAGCCAGGAACTACGTGTGTTCTTCTCGGCCAAATGGGACCAAGTGCCATTGGGGCTTGGTATCTTAGTAACCTAATGATATTTAGATGTCCAGTATTTACCAGTGAAACGGCCTTGTACGTCGCGAGTCTGGGTCCTAATTTTACAAATCTCGCTGACTGCATCATAAGTAACATGAAACCGGATTTTGCGCCGCTCATAACTTCGGGAGCACTAAATGGATTCGCGGAGCGGAAATATG TAGATGTTGGAAAATTCGATAGCAATCGAAAGAAAACGCATGGAGAAACACGAAACGCTGTGGAAGTCCAAATATCCGATACGAAAATCGACTGGGACTCGGTAATGGATGCAACCAATTCTCACTTGACCGAATTACAGGACAATTTACTGTTGATATACGAAGCACAGAATCCTAACATTGTTCACCTGTATCCTCAAGCAGTCGCTAACACTAATG CCGCCATTAAGAATCTTTTTCCTGGCCAGCCCGCATTCAGAGTGGTCTCTGTACCAGAACATCGAGTATCACAACAACCGCCACTTTCTGTTCTTCCAATCATGAGTGTGCACATACATTGCCAACACTACAAAGGCCTTGTATCATCGGCTGCTTTAATTGGCGGAGTCCCTGTATTCTTGTACTTATTTGCCAGG GTGGTAGAACTGAATTCGACCGAGGAAGAGCAAGCTTTAGCGCTCTCGGTAGTCTTGCACTTGGCTCGCAGCGATTCGGAAATGTTGAATCAGTACCGAACAGAGGGGGGCGTTTCTCTTCTTCTAAAAGTTTTGGAATCACCTCGTTGCTACGCCGGCAAGCACATGCTCAAGGCGATACTTGACGCATCATGCGATTGTCCTATCCTCGTCAAGGATATCGGTACAAAGAACCACCTAATCTTGCAGCACAGCGAAGCGGTTATTACCGATCCTGAATTGATCAAATGCGCGCTTGAGGCGTGGAGAACTTGGGCTGCGTACGACGCACTGAATTTATTACTTCAGACAATGTTGTTTCTATTGAGGGATCAGCATCCACAACGAGAGTTCAACGCTTCCCAACTGAATCGTATTCGGATCGTCGATACGATACTCGTTATGTGCAAGGAACACTTTATGTACGAAGAGGTCAACGTATCATTGGATCCCACTACAGGCAGTGCCGTAGTAGAACTGATTCGTGCGCTCATGGGCGCTCCACCAGAGTTTCCTCATCTGGTCTCGATCACGGATTACCTGGTGCTCGTTCATCAGGCTTCCGAAACGTACATCACTCACTCCAGACATAACATGTATTTCTTATTGGCACCTTTGGAAGAGGCGAAATCGTGTTCTGGAAAGAGCCTACTTGGCAGCTCGTCCAACGAGTCCATTAGTAGTGCCATTGAGAATACGAAATTGAACAAAGCCTTGACAAACGTGCAAATACAGAAAGAACAAGCGCTCAAGGATCGAAACGTAGATAAAATACAGCAGGATAACGATACGTCGTCGCAGGGACAAGATACGAGTGCCGGAGAAGACTCGGGTATCGCCGCGAGCGAAGGCTCGAACAAGCAGACGAATGAAAAACAATCGGTCTGGTCCGATATGAAAAGAGTCTGTCAAGGTTTGGTGTGCGAAGGCTTACTATTGCTCCTCAGAGACGCTCTCCGAGTTCTACCCGATAGTCAAGTTGGATCTGTGCTGAAGCACGTGCTTCGAGTCGAGCTCTTGTTAGTTTTGTCAAACAATCCCGACGCCAGAGTTCGAACGGCTTTGATCAAAGTCATACAAGTGTACTTGCAGCGGACCACCGACGAAGAAGTCAACCGGTTCATCAAGCAAAAGTACTTCGTGCATCTTGCTAATCAAATTTCGTTGTACGCGGGTAGCGAACCATTGGTCGTTACTTTGGAAAACCTGGCTTTGAAGGGTCCAAGTCTCGCCGCGATGCCGCCTGTTTTGGCGATGATTCCAAGGGCCGCCGCTACCGATTTGAACGTCGCCAGACCTCTAGTTGCTTTTCTCACCGACCTAGTCACCAGGAATCCAAACGCTTTGAGAATTTTACTCGAGCAAGGCCTAATGGAATCTCTCAGTCGGGGACTGGTGAACGCTGCTCACATAAGTCCGTCCGCTTCCCTGTTTCGAGACTTGCACGTTTTATTAGTGGCTATCGCGACAAAGTTATTAGACTCTCCTGGAAGTCATCACATGCAGGCCGTCACCGATATGCACGTCATACTCAATCATACAGAGTTGAAGGAAAGGTCACAATGCGGTGTGAGCAAAGTTTGCGTCACTGCAGTGAGGGACGCTCAAGTCGCTCTCTTCGATGGAGAATTAGACATCCTTACCGCCAAGGTGTCCAACCATTCCGGATTCCGTTTGAAGAGTACTGCTTCTTATTTGGCATCGTCATCCTACATGAACAACG CCCTTACAACGTCGAGTGAACAAAGCGACCACGGCTCTCGTTCCTCCAGTTATGGAAGTCTGCACGTGAACTTGAACACGATGCGCGAGCCAGGAAAGGGAGAGCTGAACGAACGATTCCGATTGATTCTCAATCGAGCCGTTGATTTTCTTACGACTGCCGACGATTTGCCTTCAGCCAGTGAACTGCAGTTGACCAAAAGATTATTTTCTATTCTTTTACACGGTATTTCTAGTCCACTAGGTAAAAAGACTTACTGGATAAACGCATGGTCCGTGAAACCTGCGCTGAGAAAGAACACAGCCAGGATCATGGTTTGGCTGATGAGCCCTCATCAGAACAACAGTACCAGAGTTTACGCCGTCCGCTCATTGACCGAGGAGCCGAAAGCTCGAGAAATTTTATCCACCTTGTTGGAGGTTCATCCTCAGGTTGAACAAAAATTCAGTGTATTTTTGTGGGACTTGCTGCAAAAGAAGGACGAGATGCCGAGCGCCGATGCCCGCATCTGTGCGGAATTGCGAGAAGCGCTTAAAATTTGGGACCTGGCCAGGGGCATCGAGCAAGGAAACTCTGAAACTTGGCTGGAAGAGCTTTCTCTGTTACGCCGCGAACTCATGAAGGAAAGGGACATCTGGATTGAAAGTCAAATGCCTGCCATTCAACG ACTCTGCAACAGATACGAACCGCTGGCCAAACAGTTGACGGAAAGTGCGATGGCTATAACGCGAACGGTAGTGGAAGAGCAAAATCGGGAGCGCAAAGTACTTATGGAGAGATTAAAGCACTGCAGGGGCCTGGAAGCTCAAGCAATGGCCAAGTGGAGAGATCTGGCTAAGAGATTAACCCACGAGAAGGCCCCCTGGTTCTTCCCAGGAAGTTACCCGACAAGCTGGGAGCTCGATCCAACCGAGGGTCCAGCCAGAGTTAGAATTAGACTACAACGATGCCATTTGAACATCGATAAACGATTCTTTTTACCGGAGTATGCGAACAAATTAG aAGCGAACAATGTCGAAGCTCCGCTATCCTACTTATTCACCAACGGGAAGCAGGATGCAAACGCAACTGCCTTGATCGAGAGACTGCACACAACGGAGAGAATCCGAAAGATGTCCCAAGCGAGCGTCGTCACGCCGCAAGCAGAATTAGCCGGCGAAGCTTTGATCGGCGAAACTTGCTTCTATTTTGTTCCAGAAAATCCGAATATGCCCCTCCAAACAGAT ATAGCCTTAGGTGGTGTAGATTTAGCAATGGCCGGGGGGTCAGCCTGGCGATTAGAAGACATCCGGGAGCTTCATCGACGGAGATACCAGCTTCAAGAGAGAGCCATAGAGATTTTCTTGATAACAGGCAGAACGTATTTGTTAGCCTTTAATTCGTCCAAGGAGCGAGACGAATTTGCATTGGAACTGTCGAATTGCAATTTGCCGAGACGCGTCCCTGGAGACGATTTGGGAGAAGCTTTAGCTTTATGGCGAAGCGGCACGCTCACGAATTGGGAGTACATCACTTGCCTAAATAAATTAGCTGGTCGTTCTTACAACGATCTGATGCAATATCCCGTTTTCCCCTTTGTACTTGCCGATTACACCAGTGAGAAAATTGACTTGACCAATGCAACGATCTATAG AAATTTCAGGCGTCCCATGGCGGTCCAAGATAAGAAAAATGAGCaacattatataaataattataac TACCTGAAACAAGCGTTATCTGAAGGTTTGAATTTGGTGGCATTGAATCAAGAGCCCTTCCACTATGGATCTCATTACAGTAACTCGGGAACTGTTTTGCACTTTTTGGTGCGTCTTCCGCCATTTACAAGCATGTTCCTCAATTATCAAGACGATAATTTTGACATCCCTGACAGAACGTTTCACGCTTTGGCAACCACGTGGCGTTTAACAAGCTGCGATTCTACGACCGACGTGAAAGAATTGATTCCTGAATTTTTCTACTTGCCAGAGTtccttttgaattttgaag gtTTCAATTTCGGTGTCAGGCAGAACGGAAACCGAGTTGGAGATGTGGAATTGCCCAACTGGTGTGGCGGAGACGCTAGGTTGTTCATTTTAGCGCACAGAGCTGCTCTCGAATCTGAAATAGTCCGGGAAGTTTTGCCATTTTGGATAGACTTGGTATTTGGATTCAGACAAACCG CGGATCCGCTGGAAAGACAAGCGTGGGAGACCATGGTCAAGACGTATGGCCAGACGCCAGCACAACTGTTCAGGGCTTCCCATCCGTTGCCGATTCAAAATATGACCCTCTCAACTCCTACCAACATTCCTCCCGTTATCGAGGGCGTCGAAGGTATAAAATGGGGAAATTACGTCGGTGCACCAGGCAACGAGCCAATCGTTTGCTGGAAGCACAAGCACAGGGTTTTACTCGCGTCACTCATACCTTTAGTAACCGGGGATGTATTTGGATTACCCGTCTGCACTACGCTTATACTCGCCTACTCCAAAGATAGAGGTGCTAGTATGTTGAGTAGCACCTCAATAATGGGGGCGGGATTAGCTTCCTGGAATAGCACTGACGGAATCGCAagattaaaaacgaaaaaagaaCAACCACCTAGACCACTTATAAAGGCTTCTGGATTGGACCCT GTAACCATCATGAAGTCTTCACCGGACTGTGGGCAATTTTGGATTGGATATGTTTCCGGTCGAATAGTAGTCTACGCGTGCAGCGTTAGCATAGCTGGAAAAATAGAATTTAGTCCTGCTTCGCCATCTGTTTTACTTGCTCACAGAAACCGAATTACCAATATTGAATTGTCTCGAGCATTCAGCATCGCCGTTTCGGGCGATAACGAAGGAGTTTTTGTAATATGGGACTTGAACAG TCTTACTTACGTTAGATCGATCTCTCGAGATCAGCATTGTCCAATCACTTCGATGGCAATCAGTGAGACTCTTGGCGACATCGCAGTAGTATATCAAATATCAAGTTCATCAGCTAGCGATGCAGAGAACCGATCTGAATTACAAGTATATACGATTAACGCAAAACTAGTTGGCTCTGTAATTTCAAGAAGCAAAATAACTGCACTTTGCTACAGCAATGCCGTTGAAGGTGTTTCTGTGAACGTAATAGCAACAGGCTTAGATAACGGCGTAATCag aCTTTGGAGCAGTTGGGATTTGAGATTGGTTCGCGAAATATCGAGTAGTAGTAAAGGATGCGGtggaataattgcaataacGTGGTCATGCGATCAACATCATTTGTATGCTGCAACAGAAGACTGTACAGTTATTATTTGGGAAGGTGCTCGAAAATTAAGTAATGGCACTCCTAAATTTGTTAATCTTACGACTCTCTAA